The DNA region TCGGTCGCGGGGGCATCGTCGACGAGGACGCGCTCGCGGCGAAGGTCGAACAGGGAGTGGTGGCGGGTGCGGCGCTCGACGTCTTCCGCGAGGAACCGCTTCCCGAAGACTCGCCGCTGCTGTTCGTCGAGGACGTCATCGTCACGCCCCACCTCGGGGCCTCGACCGAGGCCGCCCAGGAGAACGTCGCGACCTCGACGGCCGAACAGGTCGTCGCCGCCCTCGCGGAGGAGCCAGTCGCGAACGCGCTCAACGCGCCGTCGATCGACGAGAGCGCGTTCCCGCGCCTCGAGCCCTACATCAACATCGCCGAGACGGCGGGCAAGATCGCCGCCCAGGTGCTCGACGCCCGCATCGAGTCCATCGAAGTGCGCTACGAGGGCGACATCGCCGAGGAGGACGTCGAGTTCGTCACCGCCTCGGCGCTGAAGGGCGTCTTCGAACCGCTCGAGTGGCAGGTCAACGCTGTCAACGCCCCCCAGATCGCCGAGGACCGCGGCGTCGACGTGACCGAGTCCAAGAGCCGCCAGAGCGAGGACTTCCAGAGCCTGATCTCGGTGACGGTCTCGAGCGGCGACGACGCGATCACGGTCGACGGTACCCTGTTCGCGGGCAACGACCCGCGGATCGTCCGCATCGACGACTACCGCGTCGACGCCATCCCCCACGGGAAGATGGTCGTCACCCGGAACACGGACGAACCCGGCGTCATCGGTCTCATCGGGACCGTGATGGGTGCCCACGGCGTCAACATCGCAGGGATGTTCAACGCTCGTGAGGCCCACGGCGGGGAGGCGCTGACCGTCTACAACGTCGACGGCGAGGTGCCCGACGAGGCGAGGGAGGAACTCGAGGCCGACGAGCGAATCATCAGGGTTCGGTACATCACGCTGAACGGGTAGTAGCCCGTTTGGCTGATTCGGATTCGTTTTCGGCCGTCGTCGCTCGAGTTGTCAGAAACGCTCATTTATCCCGCGCTTGGTGGCGTATACAGTGCAGCACCAGTCGAGTCACGCCGTTCTCGTCGGCGACCCCGTAATCTGCACCGACGCACACGATCGACTCCTGGTCGACGCCATCGTCGCGACAGCGGCGGTCTCGGAGTCGATAGCGATTCGTCTCGAGCGGACACACTTCGAAGACGACTACGTCGACGTAATTTCGCTGCTCGAGGACCGATTCGGCGCACGGTCTGACGGTGACGAGATCGTCTACGAGGTAGCCACCGACCGCGAGATTGGCGACGAACTGACAGCACTGCTCACGATCGACTCCTGGCAGCGAGTGCACGCGCTCAGGTCGATTCGGCTCTTCCACGACGGTCGGTGCTGCCTCGAGTACGTTCCGGAACACACGTCGTTCACCCTCGACGAAGACGCGAACCCCGCCGTAATTTCGGCCATTCGCGCGGCACTCGAGCCTCATCCGGCGGGCGTGTTCTCGACGGAATCGTTCGTCGAGTGGGAGCACGGCGAGACGTCGTACCGCATCGCGCCGCCGTCGCTCTGTATCGGGAATACGTGCTTCGGCGTGCAGATGCTGGCCGGGATGGAACCCGATTGCGATCGGTGCGTGATCGCGCTCTCCTGGCACGAGCCGTCGGCGGACGTTCTCGGGAACGTCCTCGAGAAAACGATCGGTCTCATCGGGGAGCCCCGCCCCGACGAACTCCGGTTCTCGTCGCTCGAATCGTTCGAGTCGGTGCGGGACGTCCTCGAGCGTATTACCGGGGTTACGGGTATCGACGGTTCTCCCCGCTAGTTCGTCGTCCAGACTGTGTCTTCGGCCACCGCTACAATTATTGCATTCGATGGCTGATTAATTGCATGGACTACAAGGATCTGGTCGTGACCGCGTCTGCCTTATTGGGCGGCGTTCTCGGGAGCACGGTCGGTGGAATTCTCGGACTCGGTGCGGGTATCGTCGTCGGTGCGGGGGTGAGTGCAGTATGGGCGTACGAGACCGACCGACGAAATGCACAGGAAACGTAGCAAGAGGGCGTAGTACGATCTCTCTATCGACCAGTCATGCTCTGGGTGCCTCCCGAAGAGTTATGTTTTTTGAATACGACACGTTTCCAATGAACAGAAGGTGCGTACTCGCTCTCGTCGGAGCGAGCGCCAGTGTTCCGGGTGTATACGTCGCGTGGAACTGGTATCAAGCGCCGTCCCTGCCGGACGGAATGGACGTCGAAACGCTGTACGTTAGCGGAGACGTATTCGGCGAGCCAGTGCCGCCTGACCGCGACCTTGACTGGAGAGAAGAGCGATACAGGATTATCCGAGATGGGGAAACAGGGGCAGACAAGATCACCTTCGACGATTCTGCGATCACATTTGTCGAGGAAACCGACTTCGACGCCTCGTCTCTCGTACTCGTCCAGACGGGAATGCAAACAGAGCCCAAGCTCGCACTCGAGGAAATCTCTCGCACCGGCGACGGGATTCACCTCGACGTAACCGTCGAACATCCGTGGTGGCGGGGCGTGAACGACGACCTGGGAATCCACTCGCTGCTCGTCAGGGTCACTGACGAACGAGACGACGCCCTCGAGTCGGTTTCGGTGGCTATCGAGGGATACCTTTGATGACGACCAGTGACGTCCACGACGGGTAGCACACCTACGCAAATTTCTGCACGGTGACCTCGAGCGTGTCCAGGTCCACGATGGGCGCGTAGCCAGAGTCGGGATCGATGTTGACGCTCTTCTGGAAGTCCGTCTGGGCCTGCCAGCACCCGGAGTTGATCGCGAGCACGTTGTGGTACTTCCCGAACCCGAGTTTGTGGACGTGACCGGTGTGGAAGATGTCGGGCACCTCGTCGATGATCAGGTGGTCCTTCTCCTCCGGGGCGAGGCGGGTGTGGCCCCCGAACTGGGGCGCGACGTGGCGCTTCTTGAGGAGGTGGTACATCGCCTTGTGTGGGTCGTCGTAGCTCGCTTTCTCCGCAGGAAGCTCGGCGATGACCTCGTCCAGGCTGACGCCGTGGTACATCAGGACGGAGACGCCCTCGACGGTGACCATCGCGGGGTTGCTCACGATCTGTGCGTCGTGGGCGGTCATGATCTCGCGCAGGTTCTCGTCGAAACCGGGCTGGGGCTCGGCCAGACGAACCGCATCGTGGTTGCCCGGGATCATCACGATCTCGAGGTCGCCCGGGACCTGCTTGAGGTACTCGCTGAAGCGCTCGTACTGGTCGTAGATGTCGATGATGTCGAGTTCCTCGTCCTGGTTCGGGTAAATCCCGACGCCCTCGACCATGTCGCCGGCGATGAGCAGGTACTCGACGTGCTGGGCGTCCTCGGTGTGGAGCCAGTCGGTAAAGCGGTTCC from Natronosalvus rutilus includes:
- the serA gene encoding phosphoglycerate dehydrogenase, whose translation is MKILVTDPIDDAGLDVLRDAGHEVETAYELEGEALLEAVSTAHGLIVRSGTEVTRGVLEAGENLVIVGRAGIGVDNIDIEAATDEGVIVANAPEGNVRAAAEHTVAMTFAAARSIPQAHARLKDGEWAKSEFLGTELNGKTLGIVGLGRVGQEVAKKLDALGMDLVAYDPYISEERADRLGAELVDLETCLERGDFLTIHTPLTPETEGLIGDAELERFGHGYLVNVGRGGIVDEDALAAKVEQGVVAGAALDVFREEPLPEDSPLLFVEDVIVTPHLGASTEAAQENVATSTAEQVVAALAEEPVANALNAPSIDESAFPRLEPYINIAETAGKIAAQVLDARIESIEVRYEGDIAEEDVEFVTASALKGVFEPLEWQVNAVNAPQIAEDRGVDVTESKSRQSEDFQSLISVTVSSGDDAITVDGTLFAGNDPRIVRIDDYRVDAIPHGKMVVTRNTDEPGVIGLIGTVMGAHGVNIAGMFNAREAHGGEALTVYNVDGEVPDEAREELEADERIIRVRYITLNG